From one Lasioglossum baleicum chromosome 11, iyLasBale1, whole genome shotgun sequence genomic stretch:
- the LOC143213656 gene encoding NSFL1 cofactor p47, whose product MANQEELVSDFTDITGVESERARFYLESSAWLLEVALATFYETDDLRPSASVPERTEDSTTEEEYTQASDTEMEGQSSKEIPKSKPKSRLATLNDVKDKESSPEDAQTFYAGGFENSGQEVIGPPKKKDIISDMFKLCQAQSVEVKPKSSGQQRPNTFSGTGYKLGQTNSDTEVVSAASSSQGSSSGPITLKLWKNGFTVNDSELRSYNDPENRKFLDTIKRGEIPPEIRQEIVKSTEAWIDMEDHRHETYLPQKNKVKAFTGKGRMLGSPSPATVGMTIPTDLADQAANESEAKKQLNLDESKPVTTLQIRLADGTNVKAQFNLTHTVGDLRHMRPQYAMREFSLLTTYPTKELPDEKTIEEAGLQNTAIIQRLK is encoded by the exons ATGGCGAACCAGGAAGAGCTGGTTTCGGATTTTACAGATATAACTGGTGTAGAGTCTGAACGAGCACGGTTTTACCTTGAGTCATCTGCTTGGCTGCTTGAG GTTGCTCTTGCCACCTTTTACGAGACTGATGATTTAAGGCCTTCCGCGTCGGTCCCAGAACGTACCGAAGATTCCACAACAGAGGAAGAATATACGCAGGCCTCAGACACCGAGATGGAGGGGCAATCGTCAAAAGAAATaccaaaatcaaaaccaaaatCCAGACTCGCAACGCTTAACGATGTCAAAGACAAAGAGAGCAGCCCCGAGGATGCGCAGACATTCTACGCTGGCGGTTTTGAGAACAGCGGGCAAGAAGTGATAGGACCGCCTAAAAAGAAGGATATTATTAGTGATATGTTTAAATTGTGTCAGGCACAATCGGTCGAGGTCAAACCAAAATCAAGCGGGCAGCAAAGACCAAACACTTTCAGTGGAACAGGATATAAACTAGGTCAAACAAATTCTGATACCGAAG TTGTTTCTGCCGCATCCTCCAGTCAAGGTTCCAGTTCCGGACCTATCACTTTGAAGCTGTGGAAGAACGGATTCACTGTAAACGATTCTGAACTTCGATCTTACAACGATCCAGAGAATAGGAAATTCCTAGATACCATTAAGAGAGGCGAAATACCACCAGAAATTCGTCAAGAAATTGTGAAGAGCACAGAGGCGTGGATAGACATGGAGGATCATCGTCATGAGACTTACCTTCCTCAGAAAAATAAAGTGAAAGCTTTCACTGGGAAAGGCCGTATGTTAGGAAG TCCTTCTCCAGCAACCGTTGGTATGACAATACCAACCGATCTAGCAGACCAAGCAGCGAACGAATCTGAAGCTAAGAAGCAATTAAATTTAGACGAATCAAAACCTGTCACAACGTTGCAAATCCGTCTTGCCGATGGTACAAACGTGAAGGCTCAATTTAATTTAACACACACTGTCGGCGATTTGAGACA TATGAGACCTCAGTACGCTATGAGGGAATTCAGTTTACTAACAACATATCCTACTAAGGAACTGCCAGACGAAAAAACAATTGAGGAAGCTGGTTTGCAAAATACAGCAATCATCCAACGACTGAAATAA
- the LOC143213727 gene encoding uncharacterized protein LOC143213727, protein MRKYYQAAFAVITVVSLVSLLFYRHEYNKLRYVLEVFNFFGKPNQKNVEANCTINNVPLFNTANMKFDEPLPSWQRLENDLYIYSAYNVHNKEVQVIGFGLSSSIQDMQCIIFFHNEIKPVLGSFRYIPIRSDSNGTRVHKNSDYNGYHFYCTYAKNKKPVGVSFLTKSNLNLNETPMLAVKPPLHNSNYTNIGVCIAPPLKKPMHLSEMIAFINFHDIIGIDNFIVYDFGIASDFNGQLKELIKSQNPYWKFTYTVVPWNFPFSRIHPDVIKDLIQADCLYRTYNKVKYTIALSWEEYVVLKYHHSLVDLMANFKQFNTKADRYLIKSFTFCTQQIDNAFNKNASFSIFKKTQYDSSIADNRSIYIYNTREVFKRDNVHIRTISTDLVAVNRYKYCFEKFNSGTGKEDSTILRFKEDIQNSPMYRRFITDKRFLVNS, encoded by the coding sequence atgcGAAAATATTATCAAGCAGCATTCGCAGTCATTACGGTAGTGAGTCTTGTGtctctgttattttatagaCACGAGTATAATAAGTTGAGATACGTGTTagaagttttcaatttctttgGGAAGccaaatcagaaaaatgtcgagGCTAATTGTACAATTAATAACGTGCCGTTGTTTAATACGGCAAACATGAAATTTGACGAGCCTCTTCCCTCATGGCAGAGACTAGAAAATGATTTATACATCTATTCCGCGTATAATGTTCACAATAAAGAGGTTCAAGTAATAGGTTTCGGGTTGTCGAGCAGTATCCAGGATATgcaatgtataatattttttcataaCGAGATCAAACCAGTCTTAGGAAGCTTCAGATACATTCCGATTCGTAGCGACTCGAACGGCACTAGGGTTCATAAAAACTCAGATTACAACGgatatcatttttattgtacataCGCTAAAAATAAGAAACCGGTAGGAGTAAGTTTTCTTACCAAATCTAATCTAAATCTGAACGAAACACCCATGCTGGCTGTTAAGCCTCCGTTACATAACTCGAATTACACTAATATTGGAGTATGCATAGCTCCACCATTAAAAAAGCCGATGCATTTATCAGAGATGATTGCTTTCATAAATTTCCACGATATAATTGGCATAGATAATTTTATAGTATACGATTTCGGTATTGCGAGTGATTTCAATGGTCAGCTGAAGGAGTTAATCAAATCTCAAAATCCATACTGGAAATTTACGTACACAGTTGTCCCGTGGAACTTTCCTTTCTCCAGAATTCATCCGGACGTGATAAAAGATCTAATACAGGCGGATTGTTTATATCGTACATACAATAAAGTTAAGTACACGATCGCATTGTCGTGGGAAGAGTACGTAGTTTTAAAGTatcatcattctctcgtcgatttAATGGCGAATTTCAAGCAATTTAACACGAAGGCCGATCGTTACTTGATTAAGTCCTTCACGTTTTGCACTCAGCAAATTGACAatgcatttaataaaaatgcatcgttctcaatatttaaaaagacaCAGTATGATTCAAGCATTGCCGACAACCGATCTATTTACATATACAATACACGCGAAGTATTTAAAAGAGATAATGTTCATATTCGAACGATTAGCACGGATTTGGTCGCGGTGAATcgatataaatattgtttcGAAAAATTCAACTCGGGTACAGGCAAGGAAGATAGCACAATTCTGAGATTTAAAGAAGACATACAAAATTCACCCATGTACAGGAGGTTTATAACAGATAAAAGATTCTTAGTAAACTCTTGA
- the Cpsf2 gene encoding cleavage and polyadenylation specificity factor subunit 2 isoform X2, translating to MTSIIKLHAVSGAMDESPPCYILQVDELRILLDCGWDENFDQEFIKELKRHVHQIDAVLLSYPDPLHLGALPYLVGKCGLNCPIYATIPVYKMGQMFMYDMYQSRHNMEDFDLFTLDDVDAAFDKIVQLKYNQSISMKGKGYGVTLTPLPAGHMIGGTIWKIVKVGEEDIIYAVDFNHKKERHLNGCELERLQRPSLLITDAFNATYQQARRRTRDEKLMTNILQTLRGGGNVLVSVDTAGRVLELAHMLDQLWRNKESGLLAYSLALLNNVSYNVVEFAKSQIEWMSDKLMRSFEGARNNPFQFKHLQLCHSMAELNQVPSPKVVLASTPDMECGFSRELFLQWCGNPQNSIILTSRTSPGTLARDLVEKGGNRNITLEVRRRIRLEGIELEEYQRKEKLKQEQLKQEQMETADVSSESEDEIEVGGGRGKHDLLVKQESKPGFFKQSKKQHPMFPFVEEKIKTDEYGEIIRPEDYKIAETMPEIDDNKENLETKQEDATHHPEVATDIPTKCIQVTRTMTVNASVTYIDFEGRSDGESLQKILAQLRPRRVVLVRGAPKDTEILAQQAQSAGARVFVPGRGETLDATTETHIYQVRLTDALVSGLNFSKGKGDSEVAWIDAMITARDQVCRDAVADTQQDDTIDQNDKILTLEPLPLNEARSCVTVPGHQTTFINELKLSDFKQILNKSNISSEFSGGVLWCCNNSIAVRRHEAGKVILEGCLSEDYYKVRELLYEQYAIV from the exons ATGACGTCGATTATAAAACTTCATGCCGTTTCTGGGGCTATGGACGAGTCTCCTCCTTGTTATATATTACAAGTCGATGAATTAAGGATCCTACTCGATTGCGGATGGGACGAGAATTTTGATCAAGAATTTATAAAGGAATTAAAACG ACACGTACATCAGATTGATGCAGTACTGCTGTCGTATCCGGATCCATTGCATTTAGGTGCTCTACCGTATTTGGTTGGAAAATGTGGCCTAAATTGTCCTATATACGCTACTATTCCTGTGTACAAGATGGGACAAATGTTTATGTACGACATGTATCAG TCCCGCCACAACATGGAGGACTTCGATCTCTTCACATTAGACGACGTAGACGCAGCATTCGATAAAATCGTTCAATTGAAATATAATCAAAGTATATCGATGAAAGGGAAAGGGTACGGAGTAACGTTAACACCATTGCCAGCCGGTCACATGATCGGAGGGACAATTTGGAAGATTGTAAAGGTTGGAGAGGAAGATATAATATACGCTGTGGATTTCAACCACAAAAAAGAAAGGCACTTGAACGGCTGTGAATTAGAGAGATTGCAGAGGCCATCTTTATTGATCACAGATGCATTTAACGCTACGTATCAGCAAGCTAGACGTAGAACTAGAGACGAAAAGCTGATGA CAAACATTTTGCAAACCCTACGAGGCGGTGGGAATGTTCTGGTCAGCGTAGATACAGCTGGCCGTGTATTAGAACTAGCACATATGTTGGATCAACTTTGGCGTAACAAGGAATCTGGTTTGCTTGCGTATTCGCTGGCTCTGTTAAATAATGTTAGTTACAATGTGGTGGAATTTGCAAAGTCACAGATCGAATGGATGAGCGATAAATTGATGAGAAGCTTTGAAGGAGCTAGAAATAATCCGTTCCAGTTCAAGCATTTACAACTGTGTCACAGCATGGCAGAGTTGAATCAAGTTCCTAGTCCAAAG GTTGTACTCGCGAGCACTCCAGACATGGAATGCGGATTCTCGAGAGAGTTGTTCTTGCAATGGTGTGGCAATCCTCAGAACAGTATTATACTAACCAGTAGAACTTCTCCGGGAACATTGGCGAGAGATTTAGTTGAAAAAGGGGGCAACAGAAATATCACGTTGGAAGTGAGAAGAAGAATCAGACTAGAAGGCATCGAGTTGGAAGAATATCAGAGAAAAGAGAAATTGAAACAGGAGCAACTGAAGCAGGAACAAAT GGAAACCGCCGACGTCAGTTCCGAATCGGAAGATGAGATAGAAGTGGGTGGCGGAAGAGGGAAGCACGATTTATTAGTGAAGCAAGAGAGTAAGCCAGGTTTCTTCAAGCAGAGTAAAAAACAACATCCTATGTTTCCATTTGTGGAAGAAAAAATCAAGACGGATGAATACGGGGAGATTATaag ACCCGAAGATTATAAAATCGCAGAAACTATGCCAGAAATCGATGACAATAAAGAGAACCTTGAAACGAAACAAGAAGACGCTACTCACCATCCAGAGGTAGCTACTGACATTCCCACCAAATGCATTCAAGTTACTCGTACAATGACAGTTAATGCATCTGTCACCTACATAGACTTCGAAGGGAGATCGGATGGTGAATCACTGCAGAAAATCCTAGCACAGTTGAGACCTCGGAGGGTTGTGTTAGTTCGAGGTGCTCCGAAGGATACAGAAATCCTAGCCCAGCAAGCACAAAGTGCGGGTGCACGAGTGTTTGTTCCAGGCAGGGGAGAAACGTTAGATGCTACAACAGAAACGCATATTTATCAA GTTCGTTTGACGGATGCTCTTGTTAGCGGCTTGAACTTTTCGAAAGGGAAAGGCGATTCCGAAGTAGCATGGATCGATGCAATGATAACAGCTCGAGATCAAGTATGCCGCGATGCGGTTGCTGATACACAGCAAGACGACACGATAGATCAAAATGACAAAATACTGACTCTAGAACCGTTACCGCTAAACGAAGCACGTAGTTGCGTAACT GTACCGGGACATCAAACAACATTCATCAACGAACTGAAATTATCGGACTTCAAACAAATCTTAAATAAAAGCAATATATCTTCCGAGTTCAGCGGAGGAGTTTTATGGTGTTGCAATAATTCTATCGCCGTCAGAAGg CACGAGGCTGGCAAAGTAATTTTAGAAGGCTGTCTATCCGAAGATTATTACAAAGTGCGCGAATTATTGTACGAACAATATgcaattgtataa
- the Cpsf2 gene encoding cleavage and polyadenylation specificity factor subunit 2 isoform X1, giving the protein MTSIIKLHAVSGAMDESPPCYILQVDELRILLDCGWDENFDQEFIKELKRHVHQIDAVLLSYPDPLHLGALPYLVGKCGLNCPIYATIPVYKMGQMFMYDMYQSRHNMEDFDLFTLDDVDAAFDKIVQLKYNQSISMKGKGYGVTLTPLPAGHMIGGTIWKIVKVGEEDIIYAVDFNHKKERHLNGCELERLQRPSLLITDAFNATYQQARRRTRDEKLMTNILQTLRGGGNVLVSVDTAGRVLELAHMLDQLWRNKESGLLAYSLALLNNVSYNVVEFAKSQIEWMSDKLMRSFEGARNNPFQFKHLQLCHSMAELNQVPSPKVVLASTPDMECGFSRELFLQWCGNPQNSIILTSRTSPGTLARDLVEKGGNRNITLEVRRRIRLEGIELEEYQRKEKLKQEQLKQEQIFNHFLTRETADVSSESEDEIEVGGGRGKHDLLVKQESKPGFFKQSKKQHPMFPFVEEKIKTDEYGEIIRPEDYKIAETMPEIDDNKENLETKQEDATHHPEVATDIPTKCIQVTRTMTVNASVTYIDFEGRSDGESLQKILAQLRPRRVVLVRGAPKDTEILAQQAQSAGARVFVPGRGETLDATTETHIYQVRLTDALVSGLNFSKGKGDSEVAWIDAMITARDQVCRDAVADTQQDDTIDQNDKILTLEPLPLNEARSCVTVPGHQTTFINELKLSDFKQILNKSNISSEFSGGVLWCCNNSIAVRRHEAGKVILEGCLSEDYYKVRELLYEQYAIV; this is encoded by the exons ATGACGTCGATTATAAAACTTCATGCCGTTTCTGGGGCTATGGACGAGTCTCCTCCTTGTTATATATTACAAGTCGATGAATTAAGGATCCTACTCGATTGCGGATGGGACGAGAATTTTGATCAAGAATTTATAAAGGAATTAAAACG ACACGTACATCAGATTGATGCAGTACTGCTGTCGTATCCGGATCCATTGCATTTAGGTGCTCTACCGTATTTGGTTGGAAAATGTGGCCTAAATTGTCCTATATACGCTACTATTCCTGTGTACAAGATGGGACAAATGTTTATGTACGACATGTATCAG TCCCGCCACAACATGGAGGACTTCGATCTCTTCACATTAGACGACGTAGACGCAGCATTCGATAAAATCGTTCAATTGAAATATAATCAAAGTATATCGATGAAAGGGAAAGGGTACGGAGTAACGTTAACACCATTGCCAGCCGGTCACATGATCGGAGGGACAATTTGGAAGATTGTAAAGGTTGGAGAGGAAGATATAATATACGCTGTGGATTTCAACCACAAAAAAGAAAGGCACTTGAACGGCTGTGAATTAGAGAGATTGCAGAGGCCATCTTTATTGATCACAGATGCATTTAACGCTACGTATCAGCAAGCTAGACGTAGAACTAGAGACGAAAAGCTGATGA CAAACATTTTGCAAACCCTACGAGGCGGTGGGAATGTTCTGGTCAGCGTAGATACAGCTGGCCGTGTATTAGAACTAGCACATATGTTGGATCAACTTTGGCGTAACAAGGAATCTGGTTTGCTTGCGTATTCGCTGGCTCTGTTAAATAATGTTAGTTACAATGTGGTGGAATTTGCAAAGTCACAGATCGAATGGATGAGCGATAAATTGATGAGAAGCTTTGAAGGAGCTAGAAATAATCCGTTCCAGTTCAAGCATTTACAACTGTGTCACAGCATGGCAGAGTTGAATCAAGTTCCTAGTCCAAAG GTTGTACTCGCGAGCACTCCAGACATGGAATGCGGATTCTCGAGAGAGTTGTTCTTGCAATGGTGTGGCAATCCTCAGAACAGTATTATACTAACCAGTAGAACTTCTCCGGGAACATTGGCGAGAGATTTAGTTGAAAAAGGGGGCAACAGAAATATCACGTTGGAAGTGAGAAGAAGAATCAGACTAGAAGGCATCGAGTTGGAAGAATATCAGAGAAAAGAGAAATTGAAACAGGAGCAACTGAAGCAGGAACAAAT CTTTAACCATTTTCTCACTAGGGAAACCGCCGACGTCAGTTCCGAATCGGAAGATGAGATAGAAGTGGGTGGCGGAAGAGGGAAGCACGATTTATTAGTGAAGCAAGAGAGTAAGCCAGGTTTCTTCAAGCAGAGTAAAAAACAACATCCTATGTTTCCATTTGTGGAAGAAAAAATCAAGACGGATGAATACGGGGAGATTATaag ACCCGAAGATTATAAAATCGCAGAAACTATGCCAGAAATCGATGACAATAAAGAGAACCTTGAAACGAAACAAGAAGACGCTACTCACCATCCAGAGGTAGCTACTGACATTCCCACCAAATGCATTCAAGTTACTCGTACAATGACAGTTAATGCATCTGTCACCTACATAGACTTCGAAGGGAGATCGGATGGTGAATCACTGCAGAAAATCCTAGCACAGTTGAGACCTCGGAGGGTTGTGTTAGTTCGAGGTGCTCCGAAGGATACAGAAATCCTAGCCCAGCAAGCACAAAGTGCGGGTGCACGAGTGTTTGTTCCAGGCAGGGGAGAAACGTTAGATGCTACAACAGAAACGCATATTTATCAA GTTCGTTTGACGGATGCTCTTGTTAGCGGCTTGAACTTTTCGAAAGGGAAAGGCGATTCCGAAGTAGCATGGATCGATGCAATGATAACAGCTCGAGATCAAGTATGCCGCGATGCGGTTGCTGATACACAGCAAGACGACACGATAGATCAAAATGACAAAATACTGACTCTAGAACCGTTACCGCTAAACGAAGCACGTAGTTGCGTAACT GTACCGGGACATCAAACAACATTCATCAACGAACTGAAATTATCGGACTTCAAACAAATCTTAAATAAAAGCAATATATCTTCCGAGTTCAGCGGAGGAGTTTTATGGTGTTGCAATAATTCTATCGCCGTCAGAAGg CACGAGGCTGGCAAAGTAATTTTAGAAGGCTGTCTATCCGAAGATTATTACAAAGTGCGCGAATTATTGTACGAACAATATgcaattgtataa
- the Atg14 gene encoding autophagy related protein 14 isoform X2: MATSSSDGSCTAPADFELSSELEDVSSRLSVNLLKCPLCHNSRRIFYCRQCIQNGDFIHSTSVYSERFADKQLRLLRLKAARAQLEEKCKNALEKHKQQDKLICDINTCKERVRLLQSLVNETKQSINRGNQRLNVLKDVNSQVALRLPKHEERVERLHRHVTGLRAKQEKQKEAVDRKRQQLKKVIRTATKQLIQYIFPLSTVQPNRSSEEDTSVDVVTCALADASGTSYVRGRWINDTDNSSEVQHCIVAPTLPGSGNYSAYSLWVAANKDGVPGANKETAMHNPAYNISAALTYATQLVNIIAYYVNIRLPYKLAYGEFCENEMSNQKFARKVARLNSNVLHLCFTQNTNTTVLHPMHTLQNLMHLLNTEISDLGRIGPMEVDSNIVAQLHSQLVPDLENNDDSASDEEEDSINWEWEAVPNVSCPEMTVPFPGAMINNSQQSSTMQVNQSVAGGLVTSAAASIASFWRGWTTNR; encoded by the exons ATGGCGACAAGCAGTTCCGATGGGTCTTGTACAGCACCTGCAGATTTTGAGCTATCATCAGAATTGGAAGACGTCTCGAGTCGTTTAAGCGTGAACCTATTAAAGTGTCCACTGTGCCATAATAGCCGTCGAATTTTTTATTGTCGACAGTGTATTCAAAATGGTGATTTTATCCATTCAACTTCTGTTTATTCCGAACG ATTTGCAGATAAACAATTGCGACTTCTACGGTTGAAAGCAGCTAGGGCTCAGCTGGAAGAGAAATGCAAGAATGCTCTCGAGAAACACAAGCAACAGGATAAATTG ATATGTGATATAAATACTTGTAAAGAAAGAGTAAGGCTCCTCCAATCGCTAGTGAACGAAACGAAGCAGAGTATAAACAGAG GTAATCAACGATTGAACGTTCTCAAAGATGTGAACTCTCAGGTAGCGCTTAGATTACCGAAACACGAAGAACGGGTGGAAAGATTACACCGGCATGTGACCGGTCTGAGGGCGAAACAGGAGAAACAGAAAGAGGCGGTAGATAGAAAAAGGCAACAGTTAAAAAAAGTGATAAGAACCGCTACAAAACAATTGATTCAATATATTTTTCCATTATCAACAGTTCAACCTAACAGAAG CAGTGAAGAAGATACTAGTGTAGACGTTGTGACTTGTGCATTGGCAGATGCGTCTGGTACATCTTACGTCAGAGGTAGATGGATCAATGATACAGACAATTCCTCGGAAGTTCAACACTGCATAGTTGCTCCTACTTTGCCAGGATCTGGCAACTACAGTGCTTATTCTCTATGGG TGGCAGCGAACAAAGACGGAGTACCAGGTGCAAACAAGGAAACCGCGATGCACAATCCAGCTTACAATATCAGTGCTGCTTTAACTTATGCTACACAATTGGTTAATATCATTGCTTACTACGTTAACATAAGATTACCGTATAAACTTGCTTATGG TGAATTCTGTGAGAACGAGATGTCGAATCAAAAATTCGCACGGAAAGTAGCCAGGCTTAACAGCAATGTTTTACATTTGTGTTTTACGCAAAACACCAATACTACAGTTTTGCATCCGATGCATACTCTACAAAATTTGATGCACTTGCTCAACACCGAAATCAGTGATCTTGGAAG AATTGGTCCAATGGAAGTGGATTCGAACATTGTAGCACAACTGCACAGTCAATTAGTTCCAGATTTAGAAAATAACGACGATTCTGCTTCTGACGAGGAGGAAGATTCTATTAATTGGGAATGGGAAGCT GTTCCGAACGTCTCATGCCCTGAAATGACTGTTCCGTTCCCTGGTGCAATGATCAACAACAGTCAACAGTCATCTACCATGCAAGTGAATCAGAGTGTCGCTGGAGGTTTAGTTACGAGTGCTGCGGCGAGCATAGCGTCATTTTGGCGTGGATGGACGACTAATAGATAG
- the Atg14 gene encoding autophagy related protein 14 isoform X1 gives MATSSSDGSCTAPADFELSSELEDVSSRLSVNLLKCPLCHNSRRIFYCRQCIQNGDFIHSTSVYSERFADKQLRLLRLKAARAQLEEKCKNALEKHKQQDKLICDINTCKERVRLLQSLVNETKQSINRGNQRLNVLKDVNSQVALRLPKHEERVERLHRHVTGLRAKQEKQKEAVDRKRQQLKKVIRTATKQLIQYIFPLSTVQPNRSLSSSEEDTSVDVVTCALADASGTSYVRGRWINDTDNSSEVQHCIVAPTLPGSGNYSAYSLWVAANKDGVPGANKETAMHNPAYNISAALTYATQLVNIIAYYVNIRLPYKLAYGEFCENEMSNQKFARKVARLNSNVLHLCFTQNTNTTVLHPMHTLQNLMHLLNTEISDLGRIGPMEVDSNIVAQLHSQLVPDLENNDDSASDEEEDSINWEWEAVPNVSCPEMTVPFPGAMINNSQQSSTMQVNQSVAGGLVTSAAASIASFWRGWTTNR, from the exons ATGGCGACAAGCAGTTCCGATGGGTCTTGTACAGCACCTGCAGATTTTGAGCTATCATCAGAATTGGAAGACGTCTCGAGTCGTTTAAGCGTGAACCTATTAAAGTGTCCACTGTGCCATAATAGCCGTCGAATTTTTTATTGTCGACAGTGTATTCAAAATGGTGATTTTATCCATTCAACTTCTGTTTATTCCGAACG ATTTGCAGATAAACAATTGCGACTTCTACGGTTGAAAGCAGCTAGGGCTCAGCTGGAAGAGAAATGCAAGAATGCTCTCGAGAAACACAAGCAACAGGATAAATTG ATATGTGATATAAATACTTGTAAAGAAAGAGTAAGGCTCCTCCAATCGCTAGTGAACGAAACGAAGCAGAGTATAAACAGAG GTAATCAACGATTGAACGTTCTCAAAGATGTGAACTCTCAGGTAGCGCTTAGATTACCGAAACACGAAGAACGGGTGGAAAGATTACACCGGCATGTGACCGGTCTGAGGGCGAAACAGGAGAAACAGAAAGAGGCGGTAGATAGAAAAAGGCAACAGTTAAAAAAAGTGATAAGAACCGCTACAAAACAATTGATTCAATATATTTTTCCATTATCAACAGTTCAACCTAACAGAAG TTTATCTAGCAGTGAAGAAGATACTAGTGTAGACGTTGTGACTTGTGCATTGGCAGATGCGTCTGGTACATCTTACGTCAGAGGTAGATGGATCAATGATACAGACAATTCCTCGGAAGTTCAACACTGCATAGTTGCTCCTACTTTGCCAGGATCTGGCAACTACAGTGCTTATTCTCTATGGG TGGCAGCGAACAAAGACGGAGTACCAGGTGCAAACAAGGAAACCGCGATGCACAATCCAGCTTACAATATCAGTGCTGCTTTAACTTATGCTACACAATTGGTTAATATCATTGCTTACTACGTTAACATAAGATTACCGTATAAACTTGCTTATGG TGAATTCTGTGAGAACGAGATGTCGAATCAAAAATTCGCACGGAAAGTAGCCAGGCTTAACAGCAATGTTTTACATTTGTGTTTTACGCAAAACACCAATACTACAGTTTTGCATCCGATGCATACTCTACAAAATTTGATGCACTTGCTCAACACCGAAATCAGTGATCTTGGAAG AATTGGTCCAATGGAAGTGGATTCGAACATTGTAGCACAACTGCACAGTCAATTAGTTCCAGATTTAGAAAATAACGACGATTCTGCTTCTGACGAGGAGGAAGATTCTATTAATTGGGAATGGGAAGCT GTTCCGAACGTCTCATGCCCTGAAATGACTGTTCCGTTCCCTGGTGCAATGATCAACAACAGTCAACAGTCATCTACCATGCAAGTGAATCAGAGTGTCGCTGGAGGTTTAGTTACGAGTGCTGCGGCGAGCATAGCGTCATTTTGGCGTGGATGGACGACTAATAGATAG